One Methylosinus sp. LW4 genomic region harbors:
- a CDS encoding glycosyltransferase family 2 protein gives MSETPQITATVAAFARVAQTLDTLRRLEACRPPPAEIIVHVDAARHDCADAVRAAFPAARVIVSETRVGPGGGRSRMTEAARHALIAAFDDDSYPLDADFFARAGEIFARFPDLSLATSQIVHPGETPAPDRRALRETCGFNGGGAVFRRSHLLEAGGYLPLPLAYGVEEEDMALRLIERGRRLVFTPYLRVFHNSDLAHHAEPRINAASIANIALLAFLRYPPRFYPLAALQITNRVFFCLRMGRRGGVLAGLAMIPHHLWRMRAHRRLVSKAAVAAKLALRKGGWSDF, from the coding sequence ATGAGCGAGACGCCGCAGATCACCGCGACCGTGGCCGCCTTCGCGCGCGTCGCGCAGACATTGGACACACTGCGGCGGCTCGAGGCGTGCCGTCCGCCGCCGGCCGAAATCATCGTTCACGTCGACGCCGCGCGGCATGATTGCGCCGATGCGGTGCGCGCGGCTTTTCCGGCGGCGCGCGTCATCGTCAGCGAGACGCGCGTCGGGCCGGGCGGCGGACGCAGCCGGATGACAGAGGCTGCGCGCCACGCGCTCATCGCCGCTTTCGACGATGATTCCTATCCGCTGGACGCGGATTTCTTCGCCCGCGCCGGCGAAATTTTCGCGCGCTTCCCCGACCTCTCTCTGGCGACGTCGCAGATCGTCCATCCCGGCGAGACGCCGGCGCCGGATCGGCGCGCGCTGCGCGAGACCTGCGGCTTCAATGGCGGCGGCGCCGTGTTTCGGCGCAGCCATCTTCTCGAGGCGGGCGGCTATCTGCCATTGCCGCTCGCCTATGGCGTCGAGGAGGAGGATATGGCGCTTCGCCTCATCGAGCGCGGGCGCCGGCTCGTCTTCACGCCCTATCTGCGCGTGTTCCACAATTCCGATCTCGCGCATCACGCCGAGCCGCGCATCAATGCGGCGAGCATCGCCAATATCGCGCTGCTCGCCTTTCTGCGCTATCCGCCGCGCTTCTATCCGCTGGCGGCGCTGCAGATCACCAATCGTGTCTTCTTCTGCCTGCGGATGGGACGCAGGGGCGGCGTCCTCGCCGGACTGGCGATGATCCCGCATCATCTTTGGCGAATGCGCGCGCACAGGCGCCTCGTGTCGAAGGCTGCGGTCGCCGCCAAGCTCGCCTTGCGCAAAGGAGGCTGGAGCGATTTCTGA
- a CDS encoding glycosyltransferase family 2 protein, producing MLEASDAAPTISVIVPTYGRAQSLRRLLETLATQTLGVYEIVIADGGGDAETRAVAEDPLWRARGLVIRLLAVSPPNAVRQRRSAIEASRGALLLLLDDDVALEKDCVEELAQALASRADSVGVMANMSNDGWPPPTRVWRFVLRRLLGFREGEWQGRVIGPLLRYGFSPAPADIAEIEWIGGAAAMIRRSAYVAAGGFSDFFLHRCTMSEDVDLSLKLRRFGALYFAPRARMAHFHAPGGRVSARIAAEDDIFNRYMILRRTLGRSRAHALSLIVAYAILESLGSTLRLLGAAGPLSCEILRGRAKGLARIVAGWAER from the coding sequence ATGCTAGAGGCCAGCGACGCCGCGCCGACGATCAGCGTGATCGTGCCGACCTATGGCCGCGCGCAATCGCTGCGACGGCTTCTCGAAACCCTCGCGACGCAGACGCTCGGCGTTTACGAGATCGTCATCGCCGATGGCGGCGGCGATGCGGAGACGCGCGCCGTCGCCGAGGACCCGCTCTGGCGCGCGCGCGGCCTCGTCATCCGTCTCCTCGCCGTCTCGCCGCCCAATGCCGTGCGGCAACGCCGCTCCGCGATCGAGGCGTCGCGGGGAGCGCTGCTGCTGCTGCTCGACGATGATGTCGCGCTCGAGAAAGACTGCGTCGAAGAGCTGGCCCAGGCGCTCGCATCGCGGGCCGACAGCGTCGGCGTGATGGCGAATATGAGCAATGACGGCTGGCCGCCGCCGACGCGCGTCTGGCGCTTCGTGCTGCGCCGCCTGCTCGGCTTTCGCGAGGGCGAATGGCAAGGGCGCGTCATCGGCCCGCTGCTGCGCTACGGTTTCTCGCCGGCGCCCGCGGATATCGCCGAGATCGAATGGATCGGCGGCGCCGCGGCGATGATCCGACGTTCGGCCTATGTGGCCGCAGGGGGCTTTTCCGATTTCTTCCTGCATCGCTGCACCATGAGCGAGGATGTCGATCTCTCCTTGAAGCTTCGCCGCTTCGGCGCGCTCTATTTCGCGCCGCGCGCGCGCATGGCGCATTTTCACGCGCCGGGCGGGCGCGTCTCGGCGCGGATCGCCGCCGAGGACGACATATTCAATCGTTACATGATCCTGCGCCGCACGCTCGGGCGCTCGCGCGCTCATGCGCTCTCGCTCATCGTCGCTTACGCAATTCTCGAATCTCTCGGCTCGACGTTGCGGCTGCTCGGCGCCGCGGGGCCGCTCTCGTGCGAGATTTTGCGCGGGCGCGCGAAAGGCCTCGCCCGCATCGTCGCCGGATGGGCGGAACGATGA